The segment GCAGCGGGCGATATTGATTCCATTGTTATTGAATCAACAGGGATTAGTGAGCCAATACCTGTCGCTCAAACATTTTCATATATTGATGAGGAAACAGGCATTGATTTAACATCGCACTGTCGATTAGATGCTATGATTACTGTAGTAGATGCCAATCGTTTTTGGTATGACTATGAGAGTGGCGAAACGTTGCTGGAGCGAAAGCAAACAGATGATATTTACGATCAACGCGATGTATCCGATTTATTAATTGATCAAATTGAATTTGCAGATATTATTTGTGTGACGAAGGCAGATTTAGTGACACCTGAATATCTTGAGGTTTTGCAAGCATTTCTTTTAAAGCTAAACCCCGATGCTGAACAGCATATCGTTAAAAATGGCATTATTAAGCCCGAGCTATTATTAGATCGTCATTTATTTGATTTTGATAAAGCAAGCCAGGGCGCTGGTTGGATTAAAGAGCTAAATGAGGAACATGTTCCTGAAACTGAAGAATACGGCATTTCATCATTTGTGTACCGCAGAAGAAGACCTTTTCATCCGCAGCGCTGGTATGAGTGGCTAGATCAGTTACCAGTTGAAATTGTTAGAGCAAAAGGCTTCTTTTGGCTAGCCACAAGAGATATACCTGGCATATTATCACAAGCAGGGGCTTCTATCCAATTTCAAGGAGCTGGTGAATGGATTGCTGATTTACCTCAAGAGCTTCAGGAGGCAGAATTGAAGGAGGACCCAGCATTAAGAGCACGTTGGGATGAAACATACGGTGATAAGCAAACCGAATTAGTTTTTATTGGCATAGAGCTTGATCGTGAAGAAATCGAAAGTGAACTGGATAAATGTTTATTAACAGATGCTGAAATGATGGAGGATTGGCAACAATTTAGTGATCCCTTACCGAAATTTATTGTCAGCACTTGATGAAATGGGCTTTGCATTAGCAGAGCCCTCAGTATGCCTGGCGTATATCATTTATCATTAGATCAGCTGTTGCTTGAATTACAGAAGCTTCATGTTTTAGGATTAAATAAAATTATGCTATTTGGCATGCCAGCTGTTAAAGATGAATTAGGCAGTGGGACATTTCAGAAAGATGACATCATTCAACGTGCTACGCGATTAATGAAAGAAAATTATCCTAATTTTTTAGTGATTGCTGATACATGTATTTGTCAATATACAACAGATGGCCATTGTGGTTTATTGCAGGATGGCGTTATTGTAAATGCTGCCAGCTTAGAAATTCATAATCAAGTGGCTTTATCACAAGCTATTGCTGGAGTTGATATAGTAGCACCAGCAAGTATGATGGATGGATTTGTAGCCTCGATTAGAGCTACATTAGACAATCATGGTTTTGAACATACGCCAATTATGTCCTATGGGATAAAATATAGCTCTGCTTTTTATGGGTCATTTAGAGATGAGCAGCAAGTAGTAGCAGAAACCTTTCTAGGTATGTTTAGAGCAGGTGCGGATGCTATCATTACATATTCCACTAAAGATTGTGCTAAATGGCTACATAATAGCAGAGCCATGTAAAAATAACATTGTATAAAAATTTATATTTAGACATATTCTTATTTGTAGTAATATTTTTTACTTGAATTATAGACAATAAAGGTCTGTAATATATATTTTGAAAATGGAGGAACAGTGTGATGAATAAATATGATTGTATTGTTATTGGGGGCGGACCTGCTGGATTAAGTGCAGCCTTAACTTTAGGAAGAGCGTGTAGAAAGGTTGCTCTATTTGATAATGAAACAAATCGCAATCGTGTGACACAGACATCACATGGCTTTTTAACGAGAGATGGTATTACACCGTTACAATTTAAAAGCATTGCGATGAAGGAATTGGAGGCTTATCCTACTATTTCAGTTTTGCATCAGACCGTTATTGCTATAAAGAAAGAGGAAACTAATTTATTTTTAGTGCAAACAGCCAATAATGAGTCTTATTTATCCGAAAAAATACTATTAGCTACTGGTATACAGGAGGAGTTTTTTCTAGCACAGATTCGACAATATTATGGTAAAAGCTTATTTAGCTGCCCTTATTGTGATGGCTGGGAGCAAAAGGAAAAAGCGTTAGCTATACTAGCAGAAGATGAAGAACATATTCTGCATATGACTAAGCTGGTTTATAATTGGTCACGGGATTTAATGGTGTTTACAAATGGCAATCCATTATCCGATGAAGTTCATCATGAATTGGAGCGTAGAAAGATTAAAATTTATACAGCTACTATTAAAAACTTACATGGCGAGCATGGTAACTTGCAGAGCATTGAATTAGCAACAGGTGACAATATTGCAAGAAGTGGTGGTTTTGTCGTGCCGAGCTTTATGCGTCCAAATAAATTTGCTGAACAATTGCATTGTCAATTTGATGAAAACCAGTGCATTATTACAGACGGCACTGGGCAAACGACAGTGAGCGGCGTATATATTGCAGGTGAAACTAAAAAGGCAGTTCCATCCTCGTTAATGATTGCTGCTGCTGAAGGGTTTCAGGCTGCTGTAAGCATCAATATGGATTTAATAGTAGCTAGATTTTAATGGAGTAAGATTGTTTTCTTGTGCGCTCTAAACTTGAATTGACCTGCCATTATATAAGCTATAGAAGAATATGTTAAAAGGGTTCTTTTGCTGGTATTTCCCTCTATCAAAAGAACCTTTTTTAATGGGCTGGTCAGGTTGTTTTTATGAAAGATTTCCCTCCAAAGCCAGTAGTCTATTAATATTACCGTATTTTTAGCGTTTATTTATTGGAAGCATAGTAATATTATTGTCTAGTAAAGCAAATTTAAGTTTGATTGGTAGATTTCATCATGAAAAACTTAGAAGATGGTTTTACATATTATAGTAACTATCTATTATTTGCGAGAACTATACATATTAAAAAAATAACTAGAGTGGTAATATAGTTTTCAAGGAATAGTATGATTTTTTAAAATTTGGAGGAACCCACATATGACAAAACAACTCAAAGGCCGTAAATTTTTCGTAACAGCAGCTACAGCAGCACTTGTTGCATCTGCTATTGTACCAGTAGCATCAGCAGCTGAATTAAAGGATGCCGATAGTATTTCATCTTGGGCAAAGGAAGCTGTGCAATTTTTAACGGATAAAGGATTTATCCAAGGTGATGAAAAAGGAAACTTCAATCCAGCGGGTACACTTACGCGTGCAGAGGCTGCGGAAGTATTATCAAAAGCGTTAGATTTAAAGGCAACAGGCACAGAGGATTTTTCAGATGTAGATGAAAAAGACTGGTTCTATAATGCGGTGCTTGCAACATCACCAGAATTATTTGATGGGATGGGCAATGGTAAATTTGAGCCAAAAGCACAATTAACAAGAGAACAAGCAGCGAAAGTCATTGTAGAGGGCTATCAATTAACAGGTGAAGCTGATCTTGGTCAATTTGCAGATGCTGCTAAAGCTTCTAAATGGGCTGTATCGTACTTAGAAATAGCTGTTGCTAACGGAGTTATTAACGGTAAAGGTGCACTATTAGCACCACAAGATAAAATTAGCCGAGAAGAATTTGCAACAATGATTAAACGTACAATTGATGCAGTGGAAGATGTAGAGGAAGAAGAGGTAGTGCCAGCCGTAGAAGCTGTAAAAGGATTAAATGCAAGAGAATTTGAGGTTAAATTTAACACAGCTGTTGATGCGAAAGATGCTGTTATTTTAACGAAGTATGCTATTGAAGGCGTAAGCATCACAAACGCCATTATAGCTGAAGATGGCATGACTGTTACATTAACAACGGATAAAGCACTGAAATTAACGCATGGGAAAGTAACTGTAAAACCAATTAAAACAAAGGCAGATGCTACTGTTTTAACAGAAGAATTGAATACATTAACAACGTTTGAGGATAAAACATCTGCTGCTATTCTAGCTGTTGAACCAAAAGATACTACAGCGGTTATTACATTTAATGAGCATGTACAAAATGCAGGAACGGTAAATGTAAATGGTGTTCAACTGCCTGCTGACCGCTACACGCTATCTGATAAAACATTAACAATTACAGGCTTAACACCTGAACAATCTTATAAAGTCGATATTGTGGGCGCAACTGACTTTGCTAATAATATTGCTCATCCTCTTACTGTGAGCTTTACAACGCTGAAACCAGCAGCTGATCATACAAAGCCAACAGTAGCTACAACAGTGAATGGCACAGATATTATCCTTGATTTCTCAGAGGAATTAGTAAAGCAAAATCTTGATGCTAATACAACTACAGAAGAATATGCAAAGGTAACTGTTGGAACAACTGTCTTTTATTTGACGAATGCTCAGCTTAAAGATGCTACAGATAAAACGGTATTCACACTTAATGCGGCATCTGCTTTAGGTACATCGCAATTTATTAATACAAAAATTAAAGTAGAGGGTCATAGAGATTTAGCTGGTAATGTGGGCGACGCATTTGAAACAAATGCTATTTTATCAAAAGACACAACACCTGCTACGCTTGTAGCTGCTTCAGCAAAAATGCTCGTTGCAGATAATAGTAATGTAGCAACAGATGTAGATGCACTATACCTGACGTTTAATGAGCCTGTAACAGTGAATGGCAATTTAACACTTAAATCAAAAAATGGTATTGTTTATACGGCTGGTAGTGTAACAGCAGTAAAAGCCGATGCTGGCGTTGATGTAGATGGTAATGGCAAAATTGAGGGTGCTGAGAAAAATACAGTAAAAGTAGCTATTGATTTAGATAGCAATTCTAGCTATTTATTTGAGCTGGCTGCGAATGCGGTAACAGATGTAGCTGGCAATGTTACAGCAAATACAATAGCATTTAATGTTGCTACTGGAGCGTTTGAAACTGTGCCTGAAACAATTACAGATTCATTAGTATTTGGGGCAACACCTGTAGTAATAACAGATAATCAAGTATTTACGCTTGAATATGCTGCAGATGTGACAGCAGCAGCACTAACAGCAGCAAACTATACACTTGGAGGTCAAGTGCTTCCTGCAGGTACACAGCTACAATTTATAGACGGAACGAAAAAAGTACGCTTTACTTTACCTGAAGGCTCTATTATTGTAAATGGTAACTATGTGCTTGAAGCGCAAAATATTGTCGATACAAAGGGCAATACACTGAAAGGTGGCAAAGCAACAACTCATATAGCATTGAAAGAAAATATTGCACCTGTAGCATCTACGATAACAGCAGTAGATAGTAAAACGTTTAACGTAAACTTTACGGAAGCTATTGCTGAGCAAGATACTGTAACAGGTGTAACAGTGAAGATTGCTGGTTCAACTGTAGAGCCTGCTGCTGTGACTGTAACTGATGGTAAACTTACAGTTACAACGCAACAGGACTTTGCTTTAACAGATAGTATTGTTGTTGAATTTCAAGCAACTAACCTAGCTGATGTGAATAACAACAAAGTGAAAGATAGTTCTGTTACAAAATAATCTAACAATCAGAGCCCTGTGGAGATAGTTCTCTCTACAGGGCTTTTTCAATAAAAAAATCAAGTGCCTTCATAAGAGAAAGCACTTGATGATATTAAAAATTTTAACGGTAAACAAGTCCACCATCTGTGATAATGGCTTGACCAGTGATATAATCTGCATCATCTGAAGCTAGGAAGGACACTAAATTCGCAACATCTTCAGGTGTTTGATAACGTTGTAAAGCAATCCCAGCAGTGAAGTTAGCGAACGGTTCTCCTGGTTGAAGAGCACCATTGCTATGACGCACCATTTCGGCATCAATGCGATCCCACATTTTTGTTTTCGCAACACCTGGGCAATATGCATTGACCGTAATTTGATGTTGTGCTAGCTCTTTTGCAGATGCATGTGTGATAGCTCGTACAGCATGCTTTGTTGCTGAATATGTGCCAAGCATTTCATAGGCTTCATGCCCTGCAATACTACAAGCATTGATAATTTTCCCTTTAGAGCCTTGTGCGATAAATTGCTTCGCAGCTGCTTGTGTACCAAATACTACGCCATTGACATTAATGCCAAATAAGCGATTTAATTCTTGCTCTTCAATTTCTAAAAATGGTGTGACTGCATCTATACCCGCATTGTTAACAAATACATCGAGGCGACCAAAAGCTTCTACAGCCTTGTTAACAAGGTTGATCTGATCCTCCTGCTTCGAAACATCACCAACAACACCAATAATATCTGCCCCTGTATTTTTCAATTCTTCAACAGTTGAATTTAATAATTCCTCATTGATATCGTGTAAAACTACTTGGAAACCATCTTTAATTAAACGTTCTGCAATACCACGACCTAAACCTCCAGCAGAACCTGTTACAACTGCAACCTTTGTCATAAGTATTTCTCCCTTCAGCTACCAAAAGGTTGGTAACTTTATTTTTATCAGTATAAACTGTTAAGGATAAATATCTTTAACACTGTCAGTATAGTATAACTATCGTTTCACTACAAAAATTTTGCTTGTAATATTAAAAATTTTATTATAAAGACCTTATTTTAATTAATGTTTCAAATAAGGCCTTGAAATATTTCGTTAGTTAATTTAAATGATAGGTAAGTTATTCAAGGAGTGGTTCTGTGGAGTCTTGTACTACAAGAAATGGTCGCATCATTTCATAATCTTCATGGTTTATCTTTTATCGACTTCCAATAAATATTATAATAATATCACATAGGGGGGTTAAAGGATGAAGAAAATATTCAATATAACATTGATTTGTATGATGGTCACGGTATTTTGTTCAACTACTCATTCTAGTGCGGATACAAAAGATTTTGATAGGGATGTAGTGCTTATACCCTACAATAAAATATTAACAAAGCTTAGTAAAGAATATGGCATAGATATGTATATTCCAGAAAAAAATAAAGAAAAATTTTTAAATAAGGTGAAAGGGATGACACCGAAAGAATTTGAAAAGCTGCTAAGACAGCAGTATAACGAATCAAAAAAGTATATCACATCACCTTCTTATGACAAGGCAGAGATGGGAGATTCTCCTTATCCTCAACCAATTCCTAATGCAGAGCAAATGATACCAGCAACACCGTTACAATAAAAATAGCTCCGTATAATTTGCGGGTAATTATTTATAAGTACAGACTATTCTCTATAATTTATGCCCAATATAGCTACATGTGTATTTGGCTGTACCCATTTGTTTTCATAGAACTGTCCCTTTTTTGGAGAGCCGTTCTGCTGTAGACTCCTTTTTATAAGATGATAGGAGGATATGATAGAGATGACAACAGCTATTCGAACATTTAAAAGAGCATGTACAGATGAAACCCAAATTCATAAATTTTTAAGAGAGGCACAAACTGCTTTTCTGGGGCTAGTGGACCATAGTGTACCCTATGTAATACCTTTAAATTATGTGGTGAAAGATGGAATTTTTTATTTCCATGGTGCCAATGACGGAAGAAAAATAAACATCATGACTGCCAATCCAAATGCTTGTATAACAATATGCGAAAATTATGGAACAATGGTAGACCCCATTCCTGCGAACACAGATACAGCTTATATGAGTGTCATTGCAAATGGTGTGGTGGAAATTGTGAGGGATTTAGACGAAGCAACTGTGGCTATGCAGGCTATGCTTGATAAATATGTACCAGGTTATTATCAGGCACCTTTATCGAAAACACATATTGATAAATATCAATCATCGCTAGGCAGTAAAACACTTGTATTTAAAATTAAACCTGCTACTATGACGGTTAAAGAGCATAAGCTAAATGAACAAATGCAATATTATCGTGGCAGAGTTGTTACACAGGATATAAACCGAAAATCGAATGAGGAGCCAATTAAAACTACTTAGGTCCAATAGATGGTGTTGGTATATATCTTCCTCTAAAAGGACATGAAATGAATAAAATGGATAGATGGAATTTATGAGTTTTGTTTAGAGAACCAAAAGGAGAGTTGGAACTAGTTAGTATCCGATTCTTCTTTTTAATTTAAAGAGATAGCGTTAAAAAAGGCTACACATATTGATAGATATAGCCATAACTAAGTGCTATAATGCCTCTGAAAATCATTGGAAATTTCGTGTTTATAAAGAGGGGGCATTTAGTTGAATATTTTAGTTGTTGATGATGAACAGGAAATTGCAGATTTAATTGAGCTTTATTTAAAAAATGAAAATTATCATGTATTTAAGTATTATACAGCTCAAGAGGCTTTGGTCTGTATGGAGCGGGAAAAATTGGATTTAGCTATTCTGGATATCATGATGCCAGATATTGATGGCTTTACAATTTTACAGAAAATCCGAGAAGCATTTAATTTTCCAGTGATTATGCTTACGGCTAAGGAAGAAGAAATTGATAAAATAACTGGATTTTCTCTAGGAGCGGATGATTATATTACAAAGCCTTTTCGTCCATTAGAACTGGTTGCACGCGTAAAGGCACAATTACGAAGATTTACCCTGTACAACCAAGGCTCAAAGCAAAATGAGGCTATTATTGATTTTGCTGGTTTGATTATCAACAAGGATACACGACAGGTTTTACTAAATGAAAGACCATTATCGCTTACACCTACAGAATTCTCTATTCTATGGTATTTAAGCTCAAACAGAGGTAAGGTCATTAGTGCCGAGGAATTATTTCGAGAGGTTTGGGGAGAAAAGTATTACAACAGCAATAACACCGTAATGGTGCATATTAGGCATTTACGAGAAAAAATGAACGATTCTGTGGACAATCCAAAGTTTATTAAGACGGTTTGGGGAGTGGGGTATACCATTGATAAATGAGTTTGGAAGACTGAAGAGAAAAATGATTTTACAAATTATTGTTATTCTTGTGATTGCCCTGATAGTCGGTTATTTCATTAACTTCGTATTTATTGACGGTATCTTGCAGGCTCCTTTTGCGGACGTCTTTATGGCTTTTTGTGAAAATATTTTACAATTAGATTATTATGCAGCACGAAACGCGTATAATGTGCTATTTCAACAAAATAAACCATTTTGGCTAGCGATAGGATTTATACTATTACTGCTAATTATTTTTTATATTGCATTGTCCCGTTTTACTCGTTACTTTCATCAAATTAGTACAGGTATTACAATGCTTGCAGATGAGTCAGAAAAGGAAATACATCTACCTGCTGAACTTGATTTTTTAGAGAAGAAATTAAATGATGTGAAAAATAAATTAGAAAAACGTGCAAAGGATGCTCAAGAGGCAGAGCAACGAAAGAATGATCTTGTTGTCTATTTAGCGCATGATATTAAAACACCGTTAACGTCCATTATTGGCTATCTAAGCCTGTTAGATGAAGCAAAGGATATGCCTGTGGAGCAAAAGGAAAAATATGTAGCGGTTACGTTAGAAAAATCAAATAGGCTAGAACAATTAATCAATGAGTTTTTTGAAATCACCAGATTTAATTTACAATCCATTATTTTAGAGAAGGATCTTATTCCACTCAACTATATGTTAATGCAGGTAGCAGATGAATTTTACCCATTATTAGCACCAAAAGGTCAAAAAGCTATCGTTAAAATAGATGAAGACATCACTATTTATGCGGATGGCAATAAATTAGCGAGGGTCTTTAATAATATTTTAAAAAATGCAATGGCTTATAGCCACCCAAATAGTACAATTGAAATTAGTGCTAATAACGAAAATAATCAGACATGGATTTCTTTTATAAATACAGGAAAGACCATTCCTCCTGAAAAATTAAAGATGATATTTGAAAAGTTTTATCGTTTAGATCTTGCGAGGTCCTCACAAACTGGTGGTGCGGGACTTGGCTTAGCCATTTCGAATGAAATTGTACAAGCCCATGGAGGGACTATTACGGCTACCTCTAGCGATGAAAAAACAGTATTTACTGTTAAACTGCCAAACAATTCTTAAGAAATCTTAAGAATTCACTAATAGTTAATTAAAAATAAGCTCCTTTTTTTATGGTTGAATATAAGCATAAAGAGAAGGAGTTGTTTTTATGTTCACTAAAAAAGGTATTTTTAGTATATCGTTTATCATAATTATGTTATTCGTTTATGTTATGGTTTCAAAAGAAACGCCCATATCATTTGTTGACTCTTCAAAAGTAGATGTACTTGCAACGAGTGAAGATATACTTGATGTCGATTTATACAGCTCGAATGCAATTTTAGTTAATTTAGATAACAATCAGGTTTTATTGGATAAAAATAGCGAGGAGAGAATTTATCCTGCATCTTTGACAAAAATGATGACCGTTTTAGTTGCTATTGAACATATTCAAAATTTACACCCGAATTATTCATAGCTAACTGACCTGAGTTCGTTTTGTCATATTTCTTATCACAGACCAAGTTTCTCTGGAATTTAAATGGAGGAATAAATGATTTAGGCCAGTTGATACTTAAAAAATGGGAATTTACCTGTTTTTAGGCAGACTTATCCCTTGGTACGGGTTCGATTTTTTAAAAAAGTGATCTAGTTGGTGGAAAGCTGCTGCACTCTGGTCAGAATGTCTGAAAAGAAGCGCGCATAGACGAAGCTGGACGCTAATTTGAAATGCAGGTAACGACCAGATTTTACAAGTTTACTGGCAACTTTAATTAACCGTGTGCGAATGGTTTGGATTTGAAGCCCATTTTTCGCAGATGGAAACGTTAATGTACGTAACCAATTCGTTAAATTGTAGGCGAGTAAACTGATCATCATGCGTGCTTCGTTCACTTGGAAATCATGGCTTTTCATTTGATCGAATCCGAAGCCATCTTTCGCCTCTTTAATGAAGTTTTCCATTGCGCCACGTTTTTGATAGGACGTGAGAATGGCTTCCGGTGAAAAGGCAGTTTCGCTTAAATTTGTGACGAAAAAGGCATGGGTGAAGAACAGTTCACCTGCTGGGCGTGTAGACTGAATAATGATGCGACGTGACGTATTCCATGAACCAGCCTGATAGATTGACTCCTCCACATAACGTTCGGCTTTTGTGACATCACGGATTTCAGATGTTGGATGTAGTTCTTCCGCAAGTGCTTTCAGTCTGGCGTTCGACTTTAAACGAATGATGTAATAGACCGATTCATCTTCGCAAAGTTTGTATAAGTCGGGTACTGCGAAGCCGCTATCACCACGCACGAGTGTTGTCGTTTCGGGAAAGTTTTCGTTGTAATGATCCAGTAAAGGGCGGACAAATTCCACGACACCGTTTGATGTATACCTATTCCCTGGGCGTAGCTGCGCTTTTAAAAAATCACCGGTGAAGCCGTCAAACGCAACGAGTGGATGAAAGCCGACTGTGCCGTAATGGCTATTGTATGAGGCATTTTCTTGCTTGCCATATGTATCCGCATGAGACGAATCCAGATCAATTAAAAGAGTCGTCGATTGACGTAACTGATGCACCCGGTCCAGTAGTTCTTGATTCGCCGCTTGAAGTTGTTGGAGTGCCTGTTTGTCAAAGCGTTTGAAAAATCGAGATAAAGATGGCTGAGATGCAAGTGCTGGTTTTCCAAGTACACGCGTGAAAACTGGATCGTGCGTTAATGTATCCGCTGCGTCATCCTCGTGATAGCCTGCGATGAGCTGATATATTTTTTGACGAAGAAGTTCCATATTGTCATGGATACAGTAAGAACGCTCATCTTTTAAGTGAAGGTGTTTGGCGATTGTTTTGGAAAAGCCGATTTTTTCATCGAACTCACGGAAGATAAATTGGCCTGTATCAGAAGAAAGCTCACCTCCATCGTGAGTTAATTTCAGTTGGTGATTGAAATGAAGTGTTGTTTGCGGTAATCTAATCATGAGAAGAATCCTTTCTTTTGGTTAGTTCTTGGTCGATTTAACCTTAACAGAAATGGATTCTTTTTTCATTTTTTTAGTGAAAAAGAGAATCCCACAGGAAAGGCGATAAATCGCCTTTCCTGTGGGATTTTGTATTTGGGTGTGAATAATTAGGGTTACAACAAGAAGTTGTGTTACCCAAAAATATATTTCATGATTTATATGAAAAAAATGCTTCAATGGCAGGTTTTCTCCCTAATGAGCAGCTTACAGTAGAGGATTTATTGTATGGTTCCATGTTGCCATCAGGTGCAGAGGCATCTATCGGCTTGGCTGAATATATTACAGGCTCAGAGGAAGAGTTTGTCAAACTTATGAATAACAAGGCTCAACAGCTTGGCATGATAAATACGCATTTTATGAATACAACGGGTCTGCATCACCCAGAACATTATACAACGGTACAGGATATTGCTTTGCTTCTACAGTATGCATTAACAAATAGTGAATTTCGTCAGATTTATACTGCGGAAAGATACTCGATAAAGCAAACAAATCGTCATCCAGAAGGCATGACATTTACCAATCGAATGTTTCAACATATGACTTCAGGCGAGTTGTCAGCAGGGGAAATCTTAGGTGGTAAAACGGGTTATACAGAGGAGGCTGGGTTATGCTTAGCGAGTTTAGCTACAGTCAATGGACAAGAATATATCCTCGTAACAGTAGGAGCCAAAGGAGA is part of the Lysinibacillus sp. FSL K6-0232 genome and harbors:
- a CDS encoding D-alanyl-D-alanine carboxypeptidase family protein codes for the protein MAGFLPNEQLTVEDLLYGSMLPSGAEASIGLAEYITGSEEEFVKLMNNKAQQLGMINTHFMNTTGLHHPEHYTTVQDIALLLQYALTNSEFRQIYTAERYSIKQTNRHPEGMTFTNRMFQHMTSGELSAGEILGGKTGYTEEAGLCLASLATVNGQEYILVTVGAKGDPRTEQYNITDAFSVYRQLSSGNI